In Centropristis striata isolate RG_2023a ecotype Rhode Island chromosome 5, C.striata_1.0, whole genome shotgun sequence, a single genomic region encodes these proteins:
- the LOC131971187 gene encoding olfactory receptor 4B13-like, translated as MKSNSSLNPLYFQFTLFADYGSLRYLFFILCLLIYMTIISANAVIIVTVILQKSLHQPMYIFICSLSLNSLYGSAGFFPRFLSDLLSDTHLISRPSCFIQMYIIYTYASCELTILSIMAYDRLVAICQPLHYHSKMTVKKVTHLLMCAVLYPAFACGFCLCLTVRLPLCGNKLQKVFCSNWTVVQLSCVDTTMNNVAGQFATVTLIVIPMFFVLYSYLRILLVCRGSSSEVRGKALQTCLPHIVTFMTYTFSIFCDLSLTRFEADELNPIMTIVLSLEYLIIPPINNPLVYGLNLPQIRGVVFRFLRKGHSAKI; from the coding sequence ATGAAGAGCAACAGCAGCCTGAATCCTTTATACTTTCAGTTCACTCTGTTTGCAGACTATGGGTCACTCAGATATCTGTTCtttattctgtgtctgttgATCTACATGACTATAATCTCTGCTAACGCTGtcattattgtgacagtcatCCTGCAGAAGTCTCTGCATCAGCCCATGTATATTTTCATCTGCAGTCTGTCTTTGAACTCTCTGTACGGCTCGGCCGGCTTCTTCCCCAGGTTTCTGTCTGACCTTCTGTCTGACACTCATTTGATCTCACGTCCCTCATGTTTCATTCAGATGTACATCATTTACACCTATGCATCATGTGAGCTGACTATTCTGAGCATCATGGCCTACGATAGACTCGTTGCTATTTGCCAGCCTTTACATTATCACAGTAAAATGACAGTTAAGAAGGTGACACATCTTCTAATGTGCGCCGTGCTCTACCCTGCTTTTGCTTGTggcttctgtctctgtcttacTGTTCGATTACCATTGTGTGGAAATAAACTGCAGAAGGTTTTCTGTTCTAACTGGACTGTGGTTCAGCTCTCCTGTGTGGACACAACTATGAACAATGTAGCAGGTCAGTTTGCCACTGTGACATTGATCGTCATCCCCATGTTCTTTGTCCTGTACAGCTATCTGCGTATTCTGCTTGTTTGCCGGGGAAGCTCGTCTGAAGTCAGAGGAAAGGCGTTACAAACCTGCTTGCCTCACATTGTCACATTTATGACTTATACTTTCTCTATATTCTGTGATTTGTCATTGACACGATTTGAGGCTGATGAATTGAATCCGATCATGACAATTGTTTTATCTTTGGAGTATCTGATCATTCCCCCTATCAATAACCCTCTAGTTTACGGCCTGAATCTGCCTCAGATTAGAGGTGTGGTTTTTAGATTTTTGAGGAAGGGCCATTCTGCCAAAATTTAG
- the LOC131971189 gene encoding olfactory receptor 56A4-like, with product MKSNSSLNPLYFQFTLFADYGSLRYLFFILCLLIYMTIISANAVIIVTVILEKSLHQPMYIFICSLSLNSLYGSAGFFPRFLSDLLSDTHLISRPSCFIQMYVITTYASCELTILSIMAYDRLVAICQPLHYHSKMTVKKVTHLVSFAVLYPAVACGFCLSLTVRLPLCGNKLQKVFCSNWPVVQLSCVDTTLNLVAGQFVAITTLFIPMFFVLYSYLRILLVCRGSSSEVRGKALQTCLPHIVTFMTYTFSIFCDLSLTRFEADKLNPIIRVVLSFEYLIIPPINDPLVYGMNLPQIKGVILGFLKKGPTVQI from the coding sequence ATGAAGAGCAACAGCAGCCTGAATCCTTTATACTTTCAGTTCACTCTGTTTGCAGACTATGGGTCACTCAGATATCTGTTCtttattctgtgtctgttgATCTACATGACTATAATCTCTGCTAACGCTGtcattattgtgacagtcatCCTGGAGAAGTCTCTGCATCAGCCCATGTATATTTTCATCTGCAGTCTGTCTTTGAACTCTCTGTACGGCTCGGCCGGCTTCTTCCCCAGGTTTCTGTCTGACCTTCTGTCTGACACTCATTTGATCTCACGTCCCTCATGTTTCATTCAGATGTATGTTATTACCACCTATGCATCATGTGAGCTGACTATTCTGAGCATCATGGCCTATGATAGACTCGTTGCTATTTGCCAGCCTTTACATTATCACAGTAAAATGACAGTTAAGAAGGTAACACATCTTGTGAGTTTTGCAGTGCTCTACCCTGCTGTTGCTTGTGGCTTCTGTCTGTCCCTTACTGTTCGATTACCATTGTGTGGAAATAAACTGCAGAAGGTTTTCTGTTCTAACTGGCCTGTGGTTCAGCTCTCCTGTGTGGACACGACTCTGAATCTTGTAGCAGGTCAGTTTGTTGCAATAACAACACTCTTCATCCCCATGTTCTTTGTTCTGTACAGCTATCTGCGTATTCTGCTAGTTTGCCGGGGAAGCTCGTCTGAAGTCAGAGGAAAGGCCTTACAAACCTGCCTGCCTCACATTGTGACATTTATGACTTATACTTTCTCTATATTCTGTGACTTGTCATTGACACGATTTGAGGCCGATAAATTGAATCCAATCATAAGAGTAGTTTTATCTTTTGAGTATTTGATAATTCCCCCGATCAATGACCCTCTAGTTTACGGCATGAATCTACCTCAGATTAAAGGAGTCATTTTGGGATTTCTGAAGAAGGGTCCTACTGTTCAAATTTAA